One window of the Pieris brassicae chromosome 2, ilPieBrab1.1, whole genome shotgun sequence genome contains the following:
- the LOC123720688 gene encoding methylosome subunit pICln-like — protein sequence MVVASTNFSAPVEGVLLQNSSTKLLINNLEIGTATLYITENNVVWGGGAAASGGPSPPVSILYPNISLHAVQREPSPALYLVLNYELRLPNVPTGTGDSNEAQNDNEDEEFDADDQPITQIRFIPENENDLQLMFSAMCQGQALHPDPQDESEDDPYMNLDDDDEEFEDAQENDSSDEAAGRMQQLRIENLNGSTHYEDCEDVENE from the exons atggTTGTAGCTTCGACAAATTTTTCTGCACCGGTTGAAGGTGTCCTTTTACAAAATTCCTCTACGAAGCTGCTGATAAATAACCTGGAAATTGGCACAGcaactttatatataactgaaaa CAATGTTGTATGGGGGGGGGGCGCTGCAGCTTCAGGTGGGCCATCGCCACCTGTGTCTATTCTTTATCCAAATATTTCTCTCCATGCAGTACAACGGGAACCAAGCCCAGCTCTGTATCTTGTCCTTAACTATGAATTGAG atTACCCAATGTACCCACTGGAACAGGTGATAGCAATGAGGCTCAAAATGACAATGAAGATGAAGAATTTGATGCTGATGATCAACCCATCACACAGATAAG gTTTATACCAGAAAACGAAAATGACCTGCAACTTATGTTTTCTGCTATGTGTCAGGGTCAAGCTTTACACCCTGATCCCCAGGATGAGTCAGAAGATGACCCTTATATGAATTTGGATGATG ATGATGAAGAGTTTGAAGATGCACAGGAAAATGACTCTTCAGATGAAGCAGCTGGGAGAATGCAGCAACTCagaattgaaaatttaaatgggAGCACACATTATGAAG attgTGAAGATGTTGAAAAtgaatag